Genomic segment of Candidatus Protochlamydia amoebophila UWE25:
ACCGGAAAATAAAAAAAAATTGAAGTAAATTTGTTCCCCCTATTTCGATTGAATAAATAAAAGGCCACCTCTTATTACTCCCATTCACAAAAAGAAACGGAAAAAGGTTCAGTAAGAATTTAACACCGGTTTTTTAATTACAGAGCAAAACTTTTCTATAGCTTTAAAGCCTGGTTAATCATTATTTAGCCAAATGACAATCTCTCTCGTTAAGATCTGCTGATCCATTTATAGTTTGACTACTTCTCTCCGTAAAAACAAAATATTATTAACAATTTATTCATTGGATAGGTGAGCTATGAATGTAAATTCAATTCAGTTTAGCACGTTATATAATTCTCTTATTTTCCAAAGCTTGCCCAAAATTCCCATATTAGATCATGTAAAAGGTTTAATTGAGGCCTATAAAACAAAATTCGTTACCGAAGAAAATATCATCATCAGTGCCAAATGGCTCATCGAAAAGATCAGTCAATTAGAAGATTTTAGTATCCAGCGTGAATGTTTCTGTCGCTTGCTAAAATTAGAGGTAGAAGAGATACAAAATTTAATAGTACGGGATGCAACGTCTTTTTTAAATTTTACAACAATTTTCTATGATATTCAGCATGAACAAGCCCAAGAGTTAATTGATCTCGAAAGAATCGTCAGTGAAATCATGGAAGCAAAGCTAACTTCAGGTCAATTTAATTTTCTGGTCCCTATTTGCATAATTTACCAACGCATACTAGAGCACCTATGGTTGCTTCCCTATCTTGAATTTGGCAATCACTGTTCAAATCTACTTGCCCAGAATAAAGACTCCATTCTAAACAATATGAAAGGATGGATAGAAAGCCTCTATCAATTAGCTAATGAGAAAAAAATTGAATTTTTTATTCCAAAAAACGTAGAAAATTCTGTTCTAAGGCTTTTTGAGCCACTATCTGAAACTGTCGCAAAAGAAATTGAGGAACAAAAATCAGCCATTCATAAAAATAGAAAATTACCTTTAGAGTTTTTAACAACCATGGCAGATTTTTACGAAAAACAAGGTGATTTTCCTTGTGCTATCTCCTATGCAAAAGCTCTTTTAGGAATTCTAACAAAGGAATTCCCAGAGATGTCACAAAATAAAGGGTTATTTAATAAAGTTAGAATGATTCATGAAAATCTTGCAACGTGGAACAAATCTCTTAAGCAGTATCAAATTGCTACCTATCACAGCAAAGAAGCATTAAAAATAACGGAAGCACTAAATGAGCTTCATGAAGTATTCATTTATTTAAAAAATATAGGCTCTTTTTATGCAATGCAAGGACAAGGTGATTGCGCGCTTTTTTTTTATAGTGAAGCTCAAACGATAGCACAAAATCTAACAGATCCTAAAATTAAAAGCCGAACTCTTGTTGATCTTGCAGAGGTTTATCTTTCCTTAGATAAGAATGAAGAGGCAGTTCAATGTTATCAAGATGCATTAAGCCTGACAATAGAGAGAATCGAACAAGCACACATCTACACTAGGATCGGTCACGCCCAAGCTAACGCCCAACGCTATCAGACAGCTGAAGAGGCTTATCACGACGCATTAAATATTCTCCCGCCAGACAACTTTCTGGAAGCAATAAAAATCCATGAAAACTTAGCCACATTATTTAATCATTTAGACAAATATGAAACAGCTATTTTTCATGCTGAAAAAATTTTAGAGCTAACGCAACATCCATCAGTTCAAATAGATGAATCACAAGTATTAAATAGTAAATTCGGGGCGTTGACAACTCTTGGAAAAATCTATACTACTATTGAAGATCGCAGAAAAGGACTTGATTATCACACGCAAGCTTTAAGTGTCGCTGAAAAATTAAAAACTTTTTCAGAATATTTAGGACCAGTATATACGAATCTCGGTGCTACATCTTACTATTTGAAAAGTGATTCTGAAAGCATAAATTACTATATTAAAGCATTAGAAATAACAGAAGATCGCCTTAAGCGAGCCAAACTTTTAATAAATTTGGGACATGCTTTTTACCGCTGTGGTAAGTTTTCTGAGGCTGTTAAACATTATAAAGAAGCCGTTGAAATAAGCGATAAAACAGAGATAAAAAGCAGCAGCTTTAATGGCTTAGGTTTATGCTACATAAATTTGGGAAACGAGAAGAAAGCGATTCAAAGCTTTGAAAATTTCGTTTGTTTATCTCAGGAGTTACGAAATCGCCGCAAAAAAGCAATAGGCTATCATAATTTAGGGGTACTATATAGTAAAACTGATGCTAGCCTAGCAAAGAAACATTATCAAAAAAGTATTGACGTTTACGCAACCTTACATCAAGAACTTAAAAGTCATCACCATTGGCAAATTATTTTTTTTGAAGAACAAGTAAAACCGCTTTTATGTCTGGAATTTCTTTTTTTACAACAGGCTAAAAATGAAAAAGCTTTGCAGATCACAGATTTTAGACGTTCGCGTGCCTTAGTTTCCGCTCCGACAGAAAAATTCCAATTTCAGAAAAATAACTCTTTTTTTTCTTCTGGGCTCACATCTCAAAACATGCAAGCCCTTGCTCACAAGATGAGCACTTGCTTGATCGTTTACTCTTTTGCTTCCGAAAATATGGACAGCATCACTATTTGGGTTATTCCTCCGGAAGGTAAAATAACCTGCCAGCAGCTGCCCTTAGGAATTTTGAAAGAAGAGTTTGAAGAAGCAACTTACGTTTTTCAAACGTTTCCTTTTATCATTGAGCCAACAGTTGCTAAAAGAAGACTCTTTCTTCGTCCAAAAAAAACTCGCGGCTCCACTACCCATGCTTTTTTAGATGAGTTAACCCGAGGAGATCCCGATGAGAGTACAGACTCTGCCGTTTTAAAATCTTTTAAAAATCGCCTTTCTCTTTGGTATGAAGCCCTTATTGCGCCAATTGAATCTTATCTTCCTAAAGACCCTCAACAAGTCGTCACCATTGTTCCAGACGGTTTTCTATCTCAAATTCCCTTCGCTGCCTTTTTAGATAAAGAAGGAAAATATTTCATAGAAAAACATCCCATTTCCATTGCTCCTTCCATTGAAATACTCAAATTATTAGATGAAATTCCTAAAAAATTCTCAATACATTCTCTCGTCATTGGAAATCCCACAACACTCTATTCAAAAGACTCGTTACCATTTGCAGAAAAAGAAGCACAAAAATTAGTTTCTCCTCTCCTTAAAACAGCTCCAGAAAGAATTCTCTTACAAAACAACGCTACTGTTCAACATGTTGTAGAAGGAATGCGGAATGCACGCTGGATTCATTTTGCTTGTCATGGATTGACAGAGGCAAAGCCGGAAGAAAAGCTTGATTCGCATTCTGTTTTTGAAGGGCTTTTCAAGCTCGCTCCCGATGAAAGCCATCCTCAAGGGTATCTCCATGCACAAGAAATTGCGGCGCTTACACTTCATTCGGAGTTGGTTTTCATGAGTACATGTTTTTCTGGCAGAGGCAAGCTTCACGGGGAAGGAAGCGTCGGCCCCGTCTGGTCCTTTCTTGCAGCCGGAGCACTGTCAACGGTGGCAACTTATTGGAGACTACCGGACAGCGATCTAATCCTTCAGATGGTTGACACCTTTTATCGCCACTTTTTGGGTATAGAGGTAAAAAAATTAAACAAAGCCCAAGCATTGCAAAAAGCCATGCTGATGGCCATTGCGCAAAAACGAGAAAAACCTCATCTATGGGGAGCTTTTTTCTTATCGGGACTAAGTGAATGAATTAGATAAAGGCTTTAAAATAGCCTGATGCTGAATATGGCTGCCAATTTTAAAATCATTTAATTCTTAAAGCGCGAAATGTCAGCAATAGAAAACTATAAAAGAAATGAAGAAAAAAATGCCTTGTTTTAAATTCTGGTCAGAATTTCGAATATAAGTAATCTGTATTAAATTTTAGCTATTGAGCTTTGACTTTTTTTTAAATCAGAAAAATTAAAGCTCAATATTTTTTAAAAGCCAGCATGCTTATATTCAGGAGTTTGAAATTGATCTTCTTCGGATTCTTCGTCATAAACAGTATTATCAGAGGTTGTAGATAAAATACCTACACCTGACCAGGCTTGTTGAACTATATCAGCCATTTCAAATTCTTTAGCTACTTCTATAGTTCTATGAGCGAATGTTTCAAAAGTTTCATTGCTTTCTAGTGTTCTATCTTGAGAAGCTCTAAACCAAATTTGGGCAATCATTCCCCACGTTCTACTACCTTCTGATTGACACGCTAAATAAAAAGCATGGCTTGGAATGCAGCTGTTATCATGCATATGGCCATAATCATTTTCTTCATCGTATCTAGGCAAATCTCGTTCATCTTCATCAAGATCTTGTTTGTAATTTCTCTTCCTAGTAGATGGAATAGATAGATCGCGAAGGTTCCCAACCCACCATGTTTTCCTATTCACTAAAATTTGTCCATTAATTAACCAAATTTTACTATTATCTAACTCTTGTGGCTTGAGCAGTTGCAATTTATGCTCATTTAAAACTTGAATTTTAGAAATGTTTAGCATTTCTCGATCAATTCGCTTAACTTCGCGTTTATTTGATTTTTGTTGCTCTAACAATTGAGATTTATGCCTTAAAATTTGAATTTCGCGATTATTTGCCTCATGTTGCGCGAGCGTCAGAAAACCACGCTTATTTAACTCTTGAATTTCGTGATTATTTGTCTTTCGAATTTTACGGATGTTTAGTACTTCTTGATTAATTTGCTGAATTTCGCGGTTATTTGATTCCTGCTGCCTAATCAATTGATTTTTATGCTCATTTAACTCTTGAATTCCGCGATCATTTGACTCTTGTTGCTTGACCAATTGAGTTTTATGATCATTTAATTCTTGTCGTTTAAGCTGATAATTATTGTCATTTTCTAAAATTTCTTTATCTATTGACCAATGTTTAAAAGCAATTCCAAATACATCCGCTAAAGATTCATCCAAGGCACCTGATTGCCCTTTGTAAGTGAGCCTTCTGTTCATGATGGCGTGAAAATATTCATGAGCGACCACTTCCTCTGTAACTGCAAAGGTATTGTTAAATTTGAACTGGCACACTTCGTTAATGGTTTCGCTAGAGCAACTCCACTGAGCATTATGTTCTTGCCAATTGATGTAAAGTTTAGCAATTTTTCCTTGACCATCAATTCCCCTAAAATTAAAAATGTTCTCAAAAAATTCGTAAACTTTCTTTACAGTTTTATAAAGTTCTGCAGCGACAGGATCACCAGAGGTTGCGCATTGATTATTTTTACAAATTTCTCGCCCACCACGTATTGTGTAAATCTTAATATCTGGCTCAGGATAATTCCATTGTATTCCATAGTTAGTTTTTATTTGGCTAGTGTCTGCTGGAGCATAAGTTTTACAAACAGGATAACGTTGCCCTGCAGGACGTAAGCTTGAATTGTTCATATTTTTTTTCCTATTTACAATGCATTTTCTACAATAAAAATATTTATCAATTAAATGTTTTATTTTCTGTTTGTGTATATAATAGGTTTAAATTATTGGATAGAATAAAATAAAAAAATTCTATTTTAGAATTGATGTTGCCCCGCAAAAAAGCCCAATAGAAAGCAGAAAATCATGCTATCCTTTAAAAAAGGAAAGCAGCATGAAGAAAAATTTCCCAGAAGAACCAATTACTAGAAACTTAAAAGAAGTTGACGCTGAAATACCACTTGCAGAAGTTTGTCGCAAGCACGGGGTCAACGCAGCTTCTTATTATCAATGGAAAGCAAAATTAAGTGGAATGGAATTTTTTTGAAGCTTAACAATCAAGAAATCCTGAAGTAGACGATAAGTTTAAAACATTTGTTGCTGATTAAGCTTTAGACATTATGGCTTTAAAGTGTTTTCTGTCAAAAAAGTGGTAAGCTCAATTGCTAAGCGAATTTGTGCTAACGCATGATGAAAAACTATCGATTTAAAGATGCGCTTTAAATTGTTGGTATTCCATCGATCAGTTGGGTGGTAGTTGTCAAAAAGGCAAGGGGAGATGAATAAGAGAAAGCACCCATTAAAGCAACATCTCTTGAAAGACCTCGATTTAGTTATCGACGTATTCATCTTATAAGAGGCGTTAAGATTAGCCATAAGAAGCTTTTTAAGCTTTATTGAAAAATAGACCTAATAATGGGTCAATGTCAATCACTATCTGACGATGCATGTTTCAAATAATTCTTAAATAAAGTTAAAGGCATTTAATGGAAGTTTTTTTTAAGGAAAAATAGCAATTTCGTTTAAGCAGCGGAAGTTAACGTTGTAGCGACCAAAGAAATTAACCATTTAATTTCCCTTGATTGCTCATTTGTGAGGGTGAATCTCATTTTTTTGATGTGGTATTGTGTTTTTAATTGAGTAGATAGGCGCCAAGATTTGAGAGCTCAAACCTCGCAATTGTTTTTAAGATTAGTACAGCCATTTTTTTAAAGATATCAATGAACATTTCATATAACATATTAGTTTGCATTCATCCAAAGATATAGCAATTAGTCTTCTTTGCATATCTAAAAACAAACTGTTTATATAAATTAATTAACCGCAAATTTTGCTTTGCTTTTCATGAAAAAAAGCTTATTTACGCAGATTTTTGAAAGATTCAAGATGTGTCAAATGGTTTGAATGAACACTTCCAAAATGTTGAAATTCTTATCATCTATTATTATCCCAATTTTAAAGTGTTAATTTTAATTTGAAATGTCATATTTATTTACTTTCACAGATATTTCTTTTAATTTAAAATTGTTAAAAAACAAATTTAAATGATTTAGTAATCAAAAAGTAAAAATAGTTAAGCATTAAATGTAATAGCCTAAAATTAAATAATTTTTTTTGAGGAGGGTATTAATATGTGGCCGATTTCCAGTGGCTTACAGCCTTATTCCATTCCTTACCCCGACAATAATGAGTTCAATAAAGCAGAAATGCGAGTTGGTGAATACAAATCGATGCAAGATGATACCATAAGAGCTTTTATAGACAATCTTTATTGTGCAACCTACCCTATTTACGGAAGCTGGGGTTCATTCCAAGGGAATTGTTTTGCCATAGCTCCAGATCTCCTACTGACATGTCGACACTGTTTAGAAGAAGGAGAAATCAGAGGAACTTTTGGAACAGGGAAACTTATTTTTGATGGAATTAGGTATTGTGGGCTAGATTTCGCTGTCTTATGGGTGGAAGGAGGCCGATTCAATCCAGTCACTTTAGATTCAGACAGCGATGTAGAGGAATCGATTCAAATGTATCATAAAACAGAAGGTTTATCTTTAAATAAGTATGTAAAGCTTTTTACTTCTGAGAGTAAACCTTATGCTATGCCAGGAAATTTTGTCTTTTCTCAAACAACAGATCCTGGGGAAACTGGAGCCCCTAGAATGTCTCTGCGGAACGGATATGTCAACATTATGCACCAGGGGAATGGTGAAGGGCTAACAATGAATGCATTTTACGCAATACTTATGCAGGCACAGAATGAAGGTAATGGCAATGCTAATTATATTCTTTCAAAAATCAAAATGGAGCATTTAGCGACAAGAATTGTAAATTGGTCATCTTTAATAATAAGATCAGGAGATATAAAAGAAGAGAAGCCAAAAATAAATGAAGATGTAAGGATTTGTGATCCAAATAATCCACGGAAAGTACTTGCTACATTTCATTGTAGAGAAGTAGGCGAAGGAAAAGGCAATAGGTGGATTACAATTCACAAGAAAGGAATAGCAAATTCTGAAATTACTTATGCAATCAGTCCCAACCCTCATGTTAATAAAACATACAAAAATGATGGGGAAAAAAAATTTTATCGAACATTGGCAGTATCAATAGGGACATATTATTTATCGAACAAGACTTACCCTATTGAAGGGGCTATTAAATTATATAATCAAAATTTTATTCTCACTAAATACTCAATTGATTTTTAATTTAGCTAAACTTGTATAACTAAGCTTAATAGATTTTCTATTTATGACATAAATAAAAAATCTATATATTTCCTTTATTTCCAATTCTTCCTTCATATTTTTTTATCCATTTTCTAAAAACTATAAGCTACTAGAGATTGGGAAAGAAAATAAACATAACGTTTTTTTAGATGCTCGAGTTTCCGCTAAAAAGTTTTTAGAAAACGCAGGAGTAAAAACATTTT
This window contains:
- a CDS encoding CHAT domain-containing protein, whose translation is MNVNSIQFSTLYNSLIFQSLPKIPILDHVKGLIEAYKTKFVTEENIIISAKWLIEKISQLEDFSIQRECFCRLLKLEVEEIQNLIVRDATSFLNFTTIFYDIQHEQAQELIDLERIVSEIMEAKLTSGQFNFLVPICIIYQRILEHLWLLPYLEFGNHCSNLLAQNKDSILNNMKGWIESLYQLANEKKIEFFIPKNVENSVLRLFEPLSETVAKEIEEQKSAIHKNRKLPLEFLTTMADFYEKQGDFPCAISYAKALLGILTKEFPEMSQNKGLFNKVRMIHENLATWNKSLKQYQIATYHSKEALKITEALNELHEVFIYLKNIGSFYAMQGQGDCALFFYSEAQTIAQNLTDPKIKSRTLVDLAEVYLSLDKNEEAVQCYQDALSLTIERIEQAHIYTRIGHAQANAQRYQTAEEAYHDALNILPPDNFLEAIKIHENLATLFNHLDKYETAIFHAEKILELTQHPSVQIDESQVLNSKFGALTTLGKIYTTIEDRRKGLDYHTQALSVAEKLKTFSEYLGPVYTNLGATSYYLKSDSESINYYIKALEITEDRLKRAKLLINLGHAFYRCGKFSEAVKHYKEAVEISDKTEIKSSSFNGLGLCYINLGNEKKAIQSFENFVCLSQELRNRRKKAIGYHNLGVLYSKTDASLAKKHYQKSIDVYATLHQELKSHHHWQIIFFEEQVKPLLCLEFLFLQQAKNEKALQITDFRRSRALVSAPTEKFQFQKNNSFFSSGLTSQNMQALAHKMSTCLIVYSFASENMDSITIWVIPPEGKITCQQLPLGILKEEFEEATYVFQTFPFIIEPTVAKRRLFLRPKKTRGSTTHAFLDELTRGDPDESTDSAVLKSFKNRLSLWYEALIAPIESYLPKDPQQVVTIVPDGFLSQIPFAAFLDKEGKYFIEKHPISIAPSIEILKLLDEIPKKFSIHSLVIGNPTTLYSKDSLPFAEKEAQKLVSPLLKTAPERILLQNNATVQHVVEGMRNARWIHFACHGLTEAKPEEKLDSHSVFEGLFKLAPDESHPQGYLHAQEIAALTLHSELVFMSTCFSGRGKLHGEGSVGPVWSFLAAGALSTVATYWRLPDSDLILQMVDTFYRHFLGIEVKKLNKAQALQKAMLMAIAQKREKPHLWGAFFLSGLSE
- a CDS encoding M4 family metallopeptidase → MNNSSLRPAGQRYPVCKTYAPADTSQIKTNYGIQWNYPEPDIKIYTIRGGREICKNNQCATSGDPVAAELYKTVKKVYEFFENIFNFRGIDGQGKIAKLYINWQEHNAQWSCSSETINEVCQFKFNNTFAVTEEVVAHEYFHAIMNRRLTYKGQSGALDESLADVFGIAFKHWSIDKEILENDNNYQLKRQELNDHKTQLVKQQESNDRGIQELNEHKNQLIRQQESNNREIQQINQEVLNIRKIRKTNNHEIQELNKRGFLTLAQHEANNREIQILRHKSQLLEQQKSNKREVKRIDREMLNISKIQVLNEHKLQLLKPQELDNSKIWLINGQILVNRKTWWVGNLRDLSIPSTRKRNYKQDLDEDERDLPRYDEENDYGHMHDNSCIPSHAFYLACQSEGSRTWGMIAQIWFRASQDRTLESNETFETFAHRTIEVAKEFEMADIVQQAWSGVGILSTTSDNTVYDEESEEDQFQTPEYKHAGF
- a CDS encoding transposase → MKKNFPEEPITRNLKEVDAEIPLAEVCRKHGVNAASYYQWKAKLSGMEFF
- a CDS encoding trypsin-like peptidase domain-containing protein; the encoded protein is MWPISSGLQPYSIPYPDNNEFNKAEMRVGEYKSMQDDTIRAFIDNLYCATYPIYGSWGSFQGNCFAIAPDLLLTCRHCLEEGEIRGTFGTGKLIFDGIRYCGLDFAVLWVEGGRFNPVTLDSDSDVEESIQMYHKTEGLSLNKYVKLFTSESKPYAMPGNFVFSQTTDPGETGAPRMSLRNGYVNIMHQGNGEGLTMNAFYAILMQAQNEGNGNANYILSKIKMEHLATRIVNWSSLIIRSGDIKEEKPKINEDVRICDPNNPRKVLATFHCREVGEGKGNRWITIHKKGIANSEITYAISPNPHVNKTYKNDGEKKFYRTLAVSIGTYYLSNKTYPIEGAIKLYNQNFILTKYSIDF